The DNA segment aacaataaaattattttctaaaagagGGAAGTATGACCACAGCCATAATTTGTCAATTATTCAAAAAGGATCCAAGAGAAACTACTTGTAAGGATGTAAATTTTTTCTACAAAATTGTCATACCATTTTATGCGTCAAGGTGCAAAAGGAATTAAGAGAAACTTGATTTAATTGTTTAAGGATTTAAGTCACTTTCATACACAGTATTAAGTATTTGAAGGAAaatgttaagaaaaaaaaaatactttagtaACCTGCCTTGTCAGAGGACGGATTGGCAGGTTGACCTtacacttttaattttttaattttatattttttattaattataataattaatataattttttagataataaaaatataagaaagaataataaaattaaaataaattttaatattctaataaaaaaatttaatatctaacaaaataaagtaaatatcaataatacttcaatgaatcaaataatatataaaaaaaattaatataaataagttttatataaaacattaatcaccgctaatttttattaaaaaaaataaaatttctctttaaaaattccaaaaataaaaaggaTCAACCCCTCTTATTCTATCCTTTCCCGTCACGTGTAGGATTGACAGGTTAAAAGAGCCTATCCAATTTGGATTGAGAGGTTGAAAAAGGGAACCAATCCCACGTAAATAATGGCGGGCCAACTTCTCGAGCCCGTTTTCTCATCCTTTAAGGTTCAGAACTTCACTTCTAAAGCACTAAGGTTTGGTGAAAATAGTAGTGTGATATTGCAATCATTTAAGAAAGTAAGTAGAAtgagaaaatatcttaaatgaATTCATGAAATTCAACCCTCGAcgactaatattttaatttatgacgTACTATTGgttaaaattattaacatcTGAATTAAATTTGAATCCTAATTTTAATGAATCAATGTTTTTAAGTTGTAGTCCTAAATGCACATGGTGTAAACAAAAGCAAATATGTTGGGAAAACTATACTCAGATTTTAAATTTCACTTGTCGTATGATTTGATTTACTTGCCAAATTCTTAACATAGATCCAAGAGTTAACTAATATTTAAGCTACAATGTATAAATGTAATATAAGTTTAACCACACTTGttctttatttattctttgttgtaAAACGGTAACATCTCTTCtgtctttatattttattttgattcctttattaataaaaaaagaaaattgttatGTGTATACAAATTCTTCAATACTAGGTATAATGTTGAAAAGagcaaatatttatttatggtGAAGTAGACAAAGAAATTATTGATCACAATATAATGTTTAGACCATAAAAAGATAAGATGAGCTAATGTactaatacaaaattatttaataaaattgaaaaactaatCCAAATTAAACCAAACTGATTTGTTGTGGTTTAATTTGATttggtttaaatttattttatgttcaaattaaaactgtatgtaattttatatttgattcaaatgtattttttaaccAAAATTAATTATAGAATTAATGTTccgaaagaaaataaaaaatattattgtcttcctttctaaaaagaaaagaagtggTGACAAAATTGTGAGGAATATTTGAGCTAATATCTCCTAGTCACGGtgtagaaaataataaatgaaataatgGTGGCTTTTGCGGTTTGGCTTGGTGGCTGTGTAATGAGAAGTTAAGTATGTTGTGTGAATTCATGAAGCCTAGGTAAACTATACAAGCTCTAATATTCTTGTtgatacaaaaataattaataaaagaaagaagataagGGACTGAACTCCAAATAACAGTAAATAATGGATGAACAcaaaatttattgaagtttCAAATCAAACACACTTTTTCGAAAAGGAGGGGTGGCAGAGATGATATTGTTACGAAGTTCAATCTTCAGAGTATTTAACTTCAGGGACTCACATACATACACACAGAACATATCTAACTTCATTGCACACACCAGATGGCCGTGTAGGTCCACGTTATTCATATTTGAATCACTcaagaagaaaaaacagagaCATAAACTTTTGTTCATAATACTTGTAGTTACCATCATTTTCCCTCCACTTCTTATTCCAATGCAGAAATCCCAGTTATCCTAAAACAAATAAAGGcacagttatatatatatatcttcaaGTTTAACTAATTTGTTTCAAATAAAGTAAGCCAATACAAGGACATGCCATGACATAATGACAATTACATTAAACCCTTCTCATGTGACATGTTGTTTTATGCAGCCCCTTATTATGAAAGGGTATCTTGTAAGCATCATCAAGGGTTCTGAGTATTGTCAGTTCTATGCAGCTAATGgtttttattctgttttatttaattacCGATTTTAACTTCAATTTGGAgtgttttatataaatatacaaaaaaGAAATTATCAAACACTAGTAACATTTATATCCTAAAAGGAAAGTAAAAAGTGTAGTATGCATGTCATGCAGGAACACATATCTTGCACTTACCAGACGCCTTCAGGAAGAAGAAGAACTTGAGATACTCATTACTGTTTTTATGACTGATGGATTACCTGAATATATGAGAGAAAGTGAGTTGATAGGAAAAACTATATATAACTAGGTAGTGAACCGGACCGGTTCATTCATGACGTCCAATGAAAAAGGTTGCAAATTGCCCTGACGGTAAGAGGGCTTAAATTGCTGTTGGTATTAAAATTCTTCGTTTTCTCTATGTAACTGGTCCTTCTCACTTTTAGCCTTTTCAATTATGCAactcaaacaaaatatttggCTTATATTTGAGTGTCACCAAGAAATTAGGCTTCACTATGGAAAATAGCTATAGACGGAGATCTAAGCTTATGGGTATCCGACGCCTAATGTCTTCCAAGTTCAACATCAATCATCCATGAAACAAAACCTATTGctaaataatacaatatattctaatttatttggggttagagaagaaaaagaagaatataaTAATGCGATATTCATGCTTGAAATAAGAAAGAATATATTTTactttcatttaaaatttttagtataatattgAAAACATTATTAAAAGTATTTTGAAGTAATATATGACATCATTGTaataaaaaatgacaaatataaaaaaaataacaattcaaTTGGGATGATGAATTCCTACCTGTTTGTGAAACAACTGACGGATTGTTGCGTTGAGATCTCCGTGGAAGGTTAAATCAGAAGAATCCTTCGATGTTTTAATTCCAAAAAACATTGGCACTTTTATGACTCCTTCGGAGAAAGTTTCCATTTTAGGGCATTTGGCTACTATTACCTTTTTCAAATATGAGCAATGCAAAGTGTTATTCCCTGAATAAAACCTTACTAGCCTTGGTAAGCAATTCAGCTCAATTGATCTTAGTCTTCCAAATACCATTTCCTCAcaatcatcttcatcttcatttttTGCAATTTCTTTTATTGATTCACACTTCTTTATATGTAAGGTCTCAAGTTTCACCAAACTTTTGAGTGTTGCAAATGTGAATAAATACTCCATCCTTTCACACTTCCTCACAGATAACTTTTGAAGATTAATGAAAGATACTGCAGACGAAACTAATTTTTCTACCTGAGGGCACTTGTTGAGACCTAATAATTCAAGTTTTTCACAGTATGGTTGTACCCATGGATGCTCTAAACCAATCCACTCTAACTCATTTAGTTCCAACAAGCATAATTGTTGCAATTTCACTAGTACTGTGTCATGAACTTTAATCTTTTGAGAGGGAAATATCTCCTTCAGACCAAAGCATTTTTCTACAATAAGAAGTACTAAATTGGGTACCTTATGAAAGAAATCAAAAGGCAAAGTACCTTTCTTATTGTTATCCTCAAAGTAAACTAGAAGACATATTAGTTTACAAAGAAGGTCTTGTGGCAAATGTGCATAGCTCATAAGCTTAATGTTTTCCTCATTGAGTGCTAATACCACGAGTTTGGGAGAAACCTAGTTTTTGAAGTCAAATAAGTTCGAAAGGTAATGTGTGCTAGTTAGATACTATAAGaggaaaataataatgaaaacaaGAGAAAGTGTAAAAAGGTAAAGTTCTGATGCTTCGTTACCTTTTCAACCGAGAACAAAGGTTGTTGTATCGGACTAATTGGAGCCTCTATAACTCCTTTCTGACTATCAACAAAGTCTGATGTGAACAACTTCAGATTAGGACAACATATCACCTCTAAGAATTTTAACAAGGGACATTCCAGATTATGCTTTCTAGGGTAAAAGCAACTCAACAGTGGCATGTTTTCAAGACTTAGAGAGGACAAAATCGGTAATTCGAACATTAATGTCGTTCCATGTTCCATTCCATCTTCCTTTCCAACTATTTCTATCAATTTCTCACACCTCTCCATATGAAGTGTCTCAAGGTTCTCAAGATTTTTTGCAAGGGATGGAGAGAACAGTGTTACTAAGCTTCCACAATCTTTGACAACCACTTCTTGCAAATTGGGAAAGCTGACAATTCCTTTGGGGTTTTCTTTCCATACACATTTcaaatttgacaatttttttaaagtaagcTCTTTCAAACAATAAACTATTCCCTTCATCTTGACTTCACTCTCATCTATGTCAAATATTACTTGTATTGCGTCAGAACCATGCACATTCAATTCTTCTAAGTTCTTCAAGTAAGGAAGCACATGAGAGGGAATTACAATAGGTCTAGTGAATGCTTCATCAAATTCCAATTTCTTGAAACTGCCAAAAAAGTTGTCTGAAATAGCAGGTTTTTTGTGTTGAACTTTCGTCATCTCAAGATAATCGTCAAGAATCCTACGCTTTGAATAGTTGAAAAAATCCTAAAAGTCATAGAAACACAATGACAGGTTAATTGAAGCATATGCTTCGTATTTAATTGAAATCACTTGGAATTATCTGTTGAAAACTATATATTTGCATCCTTAGTTGTGAAATCTAAAATGATCTTATATTAAAGTccacttttcttttttattttctagttaAATTATTAGCTTATTGTTTACTCTTATAATGTGTGCCAACCATTTCAGATATAAAAAAgagcaaaataaaaacaaaagatggTTAATGGTTTTAGCGTAATGAAATTAGGGATATTAAGTGGACTTGTGGGGGTTTAACTATTTCATCTTTATATCATTAAAGTATAAGTttgttttcatttcatttctatATTCAGTTAGTACATTGAATTAGTAtgaactttttatttaatttctatctACATCGGATAACGGGTATACTTATGTCTATGTCTATCCTTGTTCTCTTGCCTCTTAAcatcataaatattaattaaataattgtttcataaaaaataaaaatcataataaaggAATCTTGTATATATCCTGGGTGAGAGCGTagttatcttttaaaaataatcagaTAACTAATGTAAAAAAGAAATTCTAGATTAATTGAATAGGTATTATACTAGAACATAGAATATCCTTTTTCAACTTCGATTGGGGAATCAATCTTATTGGAGTATACATAATTCCAATCAAGATTACCTAAATCATAACACTAAATgtatatatttcatttattttattggcCTGGGTCGTTTAGTTATGTATGGTAGTAGATGTCATTATAAGAAGAATATGAATCTAAATCATAACATTAAACCtttgatgtatatatttattttttctttctgtcTTTgcttttatcaattttaaaaccttttttttttatctaggaAAATTACATTTGAGTAACAAAAGAAGTAAGAAAGAATGTGTCCAAGGTTCATTTGGTGTTTAGCAACAttcaatacaagaaaatcatgaaatagaaatcaatatttaaagaccaaaataattagttacaataggaactaaaatagagaccattttagaaactaaaaaaaaaattggtttctaaattagtttctattattttctattattgttaaatagtttctaaattggtatctaattagcaactaaggttttaactaccaattatttagtttctaaatttggtagcaaaaaccttggttgctaattagataccaatttagagactatttaacaataatagaaaataatataaactaatttagaaaccaaatttctttttagtttctaaaatggtctctaatttagttactattgtaactaattattttggtttttacaaattggtttctatttcataattttttttagtgattctTTGCAAATAGGAATGGAGTGGACCATTTTGCTATTAAAGAAACTAATTTCttgttttatcatttttattaatgtttctctaatttatttttttgaatttatcaACTCTTGGGCTAACATTTGTTTGGATATTTACATTAAGTGCTGTtttctttataataaaatacaaactaattaatgtccacaattttaaaattagtaagaaaataatattttatgacaCAAAAAGGAAAGATAATAACTAATGTAATATTCATCTTTAGGAAAGAAGAATAtattttgcttttatttaatatttttaatatattgttgaaaataatattataaatttttgtaataAGAGATATGACATTACTGTAGAAAACTctgtataaaataataaaatagttattattgtaaaaaaatgtgAGGTTTTGGCATAGACAAGGTGACATCATTAAAATTAGttagatattaaaacataaCAATTGAATTTGGGGAATGAAGTGTTACCTGTTGGTGAAATAACCTCTGAATTGTTGTGTTGAGATCGCTGTCAAATGTTAAATCAATATCTTCTGATGTTTGAATCCCCAATAAAGCTGGAGCTTTTATGACTCCTTCAGAGAAAGTTTTCATATGAGAGCATTCAATTACCTTCACTATTTTCAAACACGAGCATCGCAAAGTGGCATTCCCTGAATAAAAGCTCACTAAACTTGGTAAGCAATTTAGCTTAATCACTCTCAGTCGTCCAAATACTATCTCATTACaaccatcttcatcttcatcttcatcttcatcttcatttttTGCAATTTCTTTTATTGATTCACACTCCTCCACAGCTAGGCTCTCAAGTTTCACCAAACTTTTGAGTGTTGTAAATGTGAATAAATACTCCATCTTTTCACAGAGCTTCACATACAACTGTTTAAGATTGATGAAAGACACTgcaaaataaactattttttctaCTTGAGGACAGTTGACGAGACTTAATAATTCAAGCTTTTCAGAGTATGGTTGTACCCATGGGTGTTCTAAACCTACCCACTCTAACTCATTTAGGTTAAGCAAGTATAATTCTTTCAATCTCACAAGTACTGTGTCATGAACTTGAAGCTTTTGAGAGGGAAATATCTCCTTCAGACCAAAGCAGTTTTTTACAAGAAGAACTTCTAAATTGGGTACCTTGTGAAAGAAATCAAAAGGCAAAGTACCTTTCTCATTGTTATCATCTTCAGAGCTCAAAGAAAGATGATTTAACTTGTAAAGAAGGTCTTGTGGCAAACGTGCATCGGTCAACAACATAATATTTTCCTCATTGAGTACCAACTTCTTCAGGTTGGAAGAAGCCTAACAATTGAGGCCAAacaaattcaaaagaaaaatgcGTAGTTGATATTAGATAGAAGTTATAGAAGGAAAATATATgatgaaaagaagagaaagcACACAAATGTAAAAATGTTAATGCTTTGTTACCAATATTTCAACAGAGAACAAAGGTTGTTGTAGCAGGCTAATTGGAGCCTCCATAACTTCTTTCTCACCATCGTCAAAGTTTGATGTGAATAGCTTCAATTTAGGACAATGGCACACATTTAACATATTTAACAAGGGACATTCCAGATGATGTTTTCCAGGATAAAAGCAACTCAAGACTGGCATACTCCAAAGAGTTAGAAAGGACAAACAAGGGAATACAAATATTGTCATTCCCTTTTCCATTACATCTTCCTTTTCAACTATTTGTACCAATTTCTCACAATCTTCTATTTCAAGTGTTTTAAGCTTTTCAAGATTTCTGGCTAGGGATGAAGAGAACAATGTTACCAGGCTTCCACAATCATTGACAACCACTTCTTGCAAATTGGGAAAGTTAATAGTTCCTTCCAGGTTTTTCTTCCATACACATTTTAAATTTGGCAAGTATTTTAAGGTAAgttttttcaaacaaaagaTTATTCTCTTCATCTTGATCTCAATCTCAATGTCAAATATTACCTCCACTGCATCGGAACTATGCACATTCAATTCTTTTAAGTTCTTCAAGTGAAGAAGGACATGAGAGGGAatcaaaatatttcttttacatgcTGCATCGAATTCCAATTTCTCTAaacagttaaaaaaattatctggGAAAACAGGTTTGTTGTGCCGACCACATTTCGTCTCAGGATAATCAACAAGCCTTGCATACCTTGAATATTCAAAAGAAAccttggaaaagaagaaaatgtcAGGAGTAAATGACAATCAATGATTGAATGATGATATAAAAAGTCTTTATACTTtaagtatatttatttaatgaaatacttatctttttttttatcagccattaataaattaaattaaaatgaaataaaggtATTCTAACCCTTTACATTAACTATTTATTGCCAACGTACTCCTTCTCAAACCAGTCCCAACAATTCCTACGCTATTTGGCTAAAGCTAAAAGCTACAGAAAGCATATAAGAGTATTCAAATCCCTTACAATTATCTATATAAAGCTGCAGAAAACATGTAGGAGTATTTAAACCCCTTACAACTATCTATAATCTAGGCACAAGCAAGCACTGCATTGCAtaattataaatcaattttgcagaaaaaattcaaaatattaaaacaatttcCCATTTACAATTTGCAAACTACAAACATTGCAAACTGCAAGAAGAGTGGTgattattttatcattattcaGAGAGTATGATAAAGATCACAACTTGTATAGTGAAATTATGCTAGAAATTTGGATATCAACCATACTTGATTATGCAAACAAGAAACCTAGACCTATCAAACTAGGAAATAAATCTACTGAAATCTGTACAAAATGACATATTTGCATGCTTCATATTTTATAAGTTTATCATAGTGATATTGTTTCTCATAATGATATAATTATCAATTGCGAACcatttgaatgaaattaaaaaagaaaatattttaatgcatACCTGATCTGTGAAACGTTTCTGCAGGGTTGCATTCAAATCACCTTCCCAATACCACATGTGTTTTTCTTGGGCTACAACATGTACTTTCTCAAGGTTTGGAGCACTTTGGACTTTAGATAATTTTGTCATTTTGGGACATTCACTCACTACTAATTTTTTCAGTAGTGGGAATTTTAAATCACACTTCTCGACATTAGAGAAACACTTGAGATTTTGTAGTGACACCAATTCTAATGATTCTAATAATTTAAACTCAATCTCTTCTACTTTTTCGTCAGCATTTTCTGCAACGATTTCCACAATCATTGGACATGAACTTATTTTCATCCTTTTGAGTTGAACCAAGGTTTTAGCAGTTGAGGTTGTCATTAAATTCCGCATCATACATTTCACCACTTTTAGATATATTAAGTAACTAAAAGATACAGAGGATGATGCTAAATTTCTCAATTTTGTACAGTTTTGAATGATTAAGTATTCTACCCTTTGAAGGAGCATGTCATGCTCAAATCCAATCTCTTTAAGAGCCCACATGCTATTTAAGCTCAACTCTTCAAGTTGCATAACAACACCTATTTTTTCACGTGAAATAAGACTTTCAGAACCCCAAATCCTTTCCAAGTGACAAAAGGTCAaagttaaaattttcaaattggGAAGTCCATGAAGAAACCAAAAGAGAATTTCACTATCATTCATTCCAACCAAGGCAAGTTGTTCTAGTTTGTGCATTGTGTGAACATTAGCAATGTATTTCTGCAACCACTTTGCTTCATTCAAGCTAAATGACATATTTTCCAAGTTGTATAGcacctaaataaataaataaacttatcAGTATCAAAGTATACGTTTGAACCATAATGTATTATTTTGCTACAagaaataaaatacataatcTCACATCCTATCCTTTATcagcactacaagaaaataattaaataaaaactaattttagggaccaaaataattagttattatttgagaccattttataaattaaaaaattattatatctaaaatagttactattattaataaaaatttataaaatagtttctaaattggtatctaatcatTAACCATCCAAATTTtagctacttactactttatattctaaattagtctctattagtcttttagagactaatttagaatctaaaatattagtagttaaaactaaggtaactaatttagataccaatttagaaaccattttataaatttttttattaataatagaaatcactttatatatgaataatttttagtatctaaattaatatctaatttagtcaatatagtgactaattattttttttctctaaatttagttactatttaatgattttttttaggaGAGGCACTGCTAATTCATGCTTTTCATCTAAACAAGGCATGTTCCATATTCCTATAGAAAAGATCTAAAAGATAACTTTTGTTTTGGATCTAAACAAACTTTGTGTACCTTTTCCGTAGCTAAAACAATTGGATGCACTCTTGAATTTATGATTTTTGAAGTCAACCCTTCCAACATGCTACAATAGACTATATCCAATTCCTTTAATTGTGGCCATTCTAAAGTGTGAGTTCCTAAGTAGAAACTCCTCAAATCATATAAGTCTATCAATAATAGAGTGTTTAAATGAGGGAACTTAAAGTTGATAGCATCTTCACTTGCATGTTTGTCCCAAGCAACAATCTCTTTCATTGCCCTACAACTCTGTACCTCAAGGACTTCCAGTTTTTCTAGGCCAATGGAAACAGAAAGTGGAAACAAATATTCCAAATTTGGACTCCCGTAAACTCTTATGCTTCGTAAATCATTATATTTAAGTGTTTCACTTATGTCATCCTTCCATATGTTCACCAAATTTGGAAGCATTTCTAGAAATATATTATCCAAGTTTGTTTGAATTATATCACAAGATTGTGGAATATTTgcaaaatcaaatatattttccACTGAGTTGCAATTTATAATTGTCAAGCTTTGAAGGCTCTGAAATCTTTGCCCCATATAACTAGGAAAAATTGTAACTAGTTTGTGGCACTCTATTATTATCAAAGAGTCCAAAATGCGAAAGGAATGCAAACCAATATGAGAATTCCAAATGGTACTGAGTTTCTCCATGCAAATGATCTCTATTTTCTTCAACTTTGGAAAAACGTCAATACACTGTTACAAACAAAAAAGGATTGATAGGTGAGCAATTGAAAGACCTAAACAATTCATACAATTAAACAACAAATAATATAACTCTATTAAATGAATCCACACACCTCTGCATTTTCTGAACGAAATATATCCTCCATCCTTTCACACTCACTTACAAAAAGGCTTTGAAGATTCACCAAACTTCCAGCCATGGAGAATGATAGTAAATACTTTAAATTACCACAATCTGTCACATTCAATGTGAGCAAATTTTGAAAACAATGGTCATATTGGTCACTCCATATCTTCTGGATGTTGATTGAGGATAACTCCAACCTTTCTAATTTGGGAATTAAAACCTGTAAGAACACAAAAGCTCAcaatatattttgaaagattttttccCTAAGAGAAATGACAAAACTTAAATGAGTAgaattttttatactttttttcaaAGGAATAACAACATACAAATTAAACATTACGCA comes from the Phaseolus vulgaris cultivar G19833 chromosome 8, P. vulgaris v2.0, whole genome shotgun sequence genome and includes:
- the LOC137826730 gene encoding uncharacterized protein isoform X1: MDAVVSTTTECALKNVGSVVKRQVGYIFNYKDKFKELESYIQKLEHNRERLQHQVDDALRNADEIENDVQDCLKQMDEKIKEYTSYIHNECHAKTICSLGFFPNNFKLRYQLGREATKKVEQIIGNELWKKGFNNVSYKKGPSTDAAFSNMGYESFASRNTNMEMILKALEDSTVDMIGVHGPGGVGKTTLVKEVAKIARENKLFKTVVIASIGRNPDFKNIQGQIADMLGMRLEGESEIARVDRIRKRLKNEKENTLIILDDLWDGLDLNKLGIPCNDDISDFDYNNDIPHFGYKQNQKKELSKVELDSMKKEKLFRGYKGGKILLTSRSKQVLCNQMDVEESSTFSVGVLNEKEAKTLLKKVADVKTSEFDGNATEIAKWSAGLPIALVSIGRTLKHKSLSAWEDVCQQIKRQSFSEEWRFTDFSIKLSYDHLKNEQLKCIFLHCARMGHDALIMDLVKFCIGLNLLQGFHTITDARKRVKEVIHELEESSLLVRSYSGDRFNMHDIVRDVAISISSKEKHVFFMKNSILDEWPHEDDFERYTAIFLHYCDINDELPESIHCSRLEVLHIDNKSESFKIPDDFFKSMVRLRVLVLTGVNLSCLPSSIKSLKKLRMLCLERCTLGENLSIIGELKNLRILTLSGSNIESLPLEFGQLNKLQLFDISNCSKLREIRSNILPRMNTLEELYIRDSLILWEAEENIKSGNASMSELRNLNQLQNLDIRIQSSGHFPRNLFFDNLNSYKIFIGEFNLLNLPKVGEFKVPDKYEEVKFLALNLKEGIDIHSEKWVKMLLKNVECLLLGELNDVQDIFYELNVEGFPNLKHLSIVNNFGIKYIINPVEWSYPLLTFPKLESIWLYKLHNLEKICDNRLVEASFRSLKVIKIKTCVKLGNLFPFSMVRLLTVLERIEVCDCDSLKEIVSEEIKTHDDKIVSEERQTHDDKIEFPQLRVLTLKSLPTFTCLYTIDKVSDSAQSSQDQVQLHRNKDIVADIENGIFNSCLSLFNEKVLIPKLERLELSSINIQKIWSDQYDHCFQNLLTLNVTDCGNLKYLLSFSMAGSLVNLQSLFVSECERMEDIFRSENAECIDVFPKLKKIEIICMEKLSTIWNSHIGLHSFRILDSLIIIECHKLVTIFPSYMGQRFQSLQSLTIINCNSVENIFDFANIPQSCDIIQTNLDNIFLEMLPNLVNIWKDDISETLKYNDLRSIRVYGSPNLEYLFPLSVSIGLEKLEVLEVQSCRAMKEIVAWDKHASEDAINFKFPHLNTLLLIDLYDLRSFYLGTHTLEWPQLKELDIVYCSMLEGLTSKIINSRVHPIVLATEKVLYNLENMSFSLNEAKWLQKYIANVHTMHKLEQLALVGMNDSEILFWFLHGLPNLKILTLTFCHLERIWGSESLISREKIGVVMQLEELSLNSMWALKEIGFEHDMLLQRVEYLIIQNCTKLRNLASSSVSFSYLIYLKVVKCMMRNLMTTSTAKTLVQLKRMKISSCPMIVEIVAENADEKVEEIEFKLLESLELVSLQNLKCFSNVEKCDLKFPLLKKLVVSECPKMTKLSKVQSAPNLEKVHVVAQEKHMWYWEGDLNATLQKRFTDQVSFEYSRYARLVDYPETKCGRHNKPVFPDNFFNCLEKLEFDAACKRNILIPSHVLLHLKNLKELNVHSSDAVEVIFDIEIEIKMKRIIFCLKKLTLKYLPNLKCVWKKNLEGTINFPNLQEVVVNDCGSLVTLFSSSLARNLEKLKTLEIEDCEKLVQIVEKEDVMEKGMTIFVFPCLSFLTLWSMPVLSCFYPGKHHLECPLLNMLNVCHCPKLKLFTSNFDDGEKEVMEAPISLLQQPLFSVEILASSNLKKLVLNEENIMLLTDARLPQDLLYKLNHLSLSSEDDNNEKGTLPFDFFHKVPNLEVLLVKNCFGLKEIFPSQKLQVHDTVLVRLKELYLLNLNELEWVGLEHPWVQPYSEKLELLSLVNCPQVEKIVYFAVSFINLKQLYVKLCEKMEYLFTFTTLKSLVKLESLAVEECESIKEIAKNEDEDEDEDEDGCNEIVFGRLRVIKLNCLPSLVSFYSGNATLRCSCLKIVKVIECSHMKTFSEGVIKAPALLGIQTSEDIDLTFDSDLNTTIQRLFHQQDFFNYSKRRILDDYLEMTKVQHKKPAISDNFFGSFKKLEFDEAFTRPIVIPSHVLPYLKNLEELNVHGSDAIQVIFDIDESEVKMKGIVYCLKELTLKKLSNLKCVWKENPKGIVSFPNLQEVVVKDCGSLVTLFSPSLAKNLENLETLHMERCEKLIEIVGKEDGMEHGTTLMFELPILSSLSLENMPLLSCFYPRKHNLECPLLKFLEVICCPNLKLFTSDFVDSQKGVIEAPISPIQQPLFSVEKVSPKLVVLALNEENIKLMSYAHLPQDLLCKLICLLVYFEDNNKKGTLPFDFFHKVPNLVLLIVEKCFGLKEIFPSQKIKVHDTVLVKLQQLCLLELNELEWIGLEHPWVQPYCEKLELLGLNKCPQVEKLVSSAVSFINLQKLSVRKCERMEYLFTFATLKSLVKLETLHIKKCESIKEIAKNEDEDDCEEMVFGRLRSIELNCLPRLVRFYSGNNTLHCSYLKKVIVAKCPKMETFSEGVIKVPMFFGIKTSKDSSDLTFHGDLNATIRQLFHKQVIHQS